One genomic window of Gossypium hirsutum isolate 1008001.06 chromosome D11, Gossypium_hirsutum_v2.1, whole genome shotgun sequence includes the following:
- the LOC107912798 gene encoding histone H1 produces MATAEPEVPVTEQQPAAAEEPKPAEKPVKEKRPKAPKEKKPKQPKSTARPPYFQMIKEALLALKEKSGSSPYAIAKYMEEKHKAVLPANFRKILGLQLKNSAARGKLIKIKASYKLSEAGKKEKAPVTKAKTEKKAKPASKPKKAEATKKPTKRVGAKKKSTPAKAKQPKSIKSPAAKKAKKAAA; encoded by the exons ATGGCCACCGCTGAACCTGAAGTTCCAGTCACTGAGCAGCAGCCGGCGGCAGCAGAGGAGCCAAAGCCGGCGGAAAAGCCTGTGAAGGAGAAGAGACCCAAAGCTCCAAAGGAGAAAAAGCCTAAACAACCCAAATCCACAGCACGTCCTCCTTATTTTCAG ATGATCAAGGAGGCGCTTTTGGCTTTGAAAGAGAAGAGTGGTTCAAGTCCGTACGCTATAGCCAAATACATGGAAGAGAAGCACAAGGCGGTGCTTCCAGCGAATTTCAGGAAAATCTTAGGTCTTCAGCTTAAAAACTCAGCTGCCAGAGGCAAGCTGATAAAGATCAAGGCCTCTTACAAGCTCTCCGAAGCCGGCAAAAAAGAGAAAGCCCCTGTTACAAAAGCTAAGACAGAGAAGAAAGCTAAGCCAGCTTCGAAGCCGAAGAAAGCTGAGGCTACAAAGAAGCCAACAAAGAGAGTCGGGGCCAAGAAGAAATCAACTCCAGCAAAGGCGAAGCAGCCTAAATCTATCAAGTCACCTGCGGCTAAAAAGGCCAAGAAGGCCGCTGCTTAG